The genomic segment GTGCGCTACCGCCCGTCGTCCGCCGAGGCGCTGCTGCGGCGCAACCTGCTCGTGTACGGCCTCGGCGGCCTCGTCGCGCCCTTCGCCGGCATCAAGCTCATCGACCTGCTCGTCCGCCTCGTCCCCGGGATCGGCTGACCATGACCTCGCTCACCGCCACGCTCGCCGCCCTCGGCCGGCAGTCGCTCGCCGGCCTGCGCGTGCTGCTGCTGCTCACGGTCCTGCTCGGGGTCGCGTACCCGCTCGCCGTCACCGCCGTCGCGCAGGTCGCGTTCCCGCGGCAGGCGCACGGCTCGATGATCGAGCTCGACGGGCGCACCGTCGGCTCGAGCCTCGTCGGGCAGGCCTTCGAGGGGCCGGAGTGGTTCCACGGCCGTCCCTCGGCCGCCGGCGACGGGTACGACGCCCTGGCCAGCGGCGCGTCCAACCTCGGCCCGGAGAACCCGGACCTGCTCGCGGCGGTCGAGGAGCGCCGGGCCGCCGTCGCCGCGCAGGACGGGGTCGACCCCGACGACGTGCCGCCCGACGCCCTCACGGCGTCGGCCAGCGGGCTCGACCCGCACGTCTCCCCGGAGTACGCCCGCCAGCAGGCCGACCGCGTCGCGTCCGCCCGGGGGCTCGACCCCGCGGAGGTCCGCGGCCTCGTCGAGGAGCACGTGCAGGGTCGTACGCTCGGCGTCCTGGGAGCGCCCCGCGTCAACGTCCTCGAGCTCAACGTCGCGCTCGAGCGGCGGTCCGGCGCGGGGGAGCCGTGAGCGCCGGAGGGGGCTGAGGTGCGCAGGGGCAGGCTGCGGGTCTACCTCGGGGCGGCGCCGGGGGTCGGCAAGACGTACCGGATGCTCGGCGAGGCGCACCGGCGGGCCGAGCGGGGCACCGACGTGGTCGTCGCGCTCGTCGAGACCCACGGGCGGCGGCGCACCGCCGCGATGGTCGAGGGGCTGGAGGTCGTCCCGCGCAGGGTCGTCGTGCACCGGGGCGTCGAGCTCGGCGAGCTCGACGTGGACGCCGTCCTCGCCCGCCGACCCGAGGTCGCCCTCGTCGACGAGCTCGCCCACACCAACGCGCCCGGCAGCCGGCACGAGAAGCGCTGGCAGGACGTCGAGGACCTCCTCGCCGCGGGGATCGACGTGATCTCCACGGTCAACATCCAGCACCTCGCGTCGCTGACCGACGTCGTCGCGTCGATCACCGGGGTGCGCCAGCAGGAGACGGTGCCCGACGAGGTGGTGCGCCGGGCCGACCAGGTCGAGCTCGTCGACATGACGCCGGAGGCGCTGCGGCGGCGGCTGGCCCACGGCAACGTCTACGCGGGCGAGACGGTCGACGCGGCGCTCGCGCAGTGGTTCCGCCCGGGCAACCTCACCGCCCTGCGCGAGCTCGCGCTGCTGTGGCTCGCCGACCGGGTGGACGACGCCCTCGAGGCGTACCGCGCCGAGCGGGGGATCGCCGCGACGTGGCCGGCCCGGGAGCGCGTGGTCGTCGCGCTGACGGGCGGGCCGGAGGGCGAGACGCTCGTACGGCGCGCCGCCCGCATCGCCCGCCGCGGCGCGGGCGGTGAGCTGCTGGCCGTGCACGTCGTGCGCGACGACGGCATCGCGGGGGCGGCGCCGGGGGCGCTCGCCGCGCAGCGCCGGCTGGTCGAGGAGCTCGGCGGCAGCTTCCACGCGGTGGTCGGGGACGACGTCGCCGACGCGGTGCTGGACTTCGCCCGCGGCGTCAACGCGTCGCTGCTCGTCCTCGGCGTGAGCCGCCGGCGCCGCCTCTCGGTGGCCCTGCGGCCCGGTGCCGGGGAGCGGGTGATCCAGGGGTCGGGCGCGATGGACGTCCACGTGGTGACGCACGAGCGGGCCGGGAGCCGCCGGCGCCGCGCGCCGCGCCGCGACCCGCTCGGCCGTCGCCGCAGGGTCGCGGGCTGGGTGCTCGCGCTCGCCGGCCCCGCCGCCCTCGCCGCCGTGCTCCTCGCGACGCAGGACCTGCACAGCCTGCCGACCGAGCTCATGCTCTTCCTGACCCTGACGGTCGTCGTGGCGCTGGTCGGCGGGCTGTGGCCGGCCGTCGCCGGCGCCGTCGTGGGCAGCCTGCTCGTCAACTTCCTCTTCACCCCGCCGGTGCGCACCTGGACCGTCGCCGACCCGGAGAACGCCTTCGCGCTCGGGGTGTTCGTCGCGGTCGCCGTGGCCGTCGCCTCGGTGGTGGACCTCGCCGCCCGGCGCTCGGCCCAGGCCTCGCGCGCCCGGGCGGAGGCCGAGACCCTCTCGCTGCTCGCCGGCAGCGTGCTGCGCGGCGAGGTCGGGGTGGACGCCGTGCTGGCCCGGCTGCGCGAGACCTTCGCGGTGCGCTCGGTGAGCCTGCTCGAGCGCGACGACGAGCGCAGCCCGTGGCGCTGCGTCCGGTCCAGCGGGGCCGGGCCCTGCGCCGCCCCGGAGGAGGGCGACGCGGAGATCGTGGTCTCCCCGCGGCTGGCGCTCGCCCTGCAGGGGCGGGTGCTGGCGGCGGGCGACCGGCGGGTGCTCGAGGCCTTCGCGGCGCACGCGGCGACGGCGCTGGAGCGCGAGCGCCTGGCCGCGGACGCCGCGCGGGCGCAGGAGCTCGAGGAGGGCAACAGCATCCGCTCGGCGCTGCTGGCGGCGGTCTCGCACGACCTGCGCACCCCGCTCGCGACGAGCCGCGCCGCCGTGAGCAGCCTGCTGCAGCAGGACGTCGCCTTCAGCCCCGAGGACGAGCGCGCCCTGCTCTCCACCGTCGACGAGGCGACGTCCCGGCTCGAGCGGCTCATCGACGACCTGCTCGACGTGTCGCGCATCGAGGCGGACGCGGTGCGGGTGCGGCTGCGCCCCGCCAGCCTCGACGAGGTGCTGCCGGGGGCGCTCGCGGCGGTCCCGCCGGGGGCGGTCGAGGTCGACGCCCCCGAGGACCTGCCGCTGGTGAGCACGGACCCCGGCCTCGTGGAGCGCGCGCTGGCCAACGTGGTGGAGAACGCGGTGCGGCACGCCCCGCGCGGCTCGCGGGTGCGGGTCTCCGCGGCCGTGGTCCCCGCCCCGGGCGGGCCGGTCGTGCAGGTGCGCGTCGTGGACCGGGGTCCAGGGGTCCCCGACGAGGACAAGCCGGCGATGTTCCGGCCGTTCCAGCGCCTGGGCGACGCCCCCGCGGGCGCCGGGACCGGCCTCGGGCTCGCCGTCGCGCGCGGCTTCCTCGACGCGGTCGGCGCCCGGGTCGCCGCCGAGGACACCCCGGGGGGTGGGCTGACCATGGTCGTCGACCTGCCGCTGGACGGGGCCGGGGCCCCCGCGGCCGCCGGGGCGGGCGCGTGAGCCGCGTCCTCGTCGTCGAGGACGAGCCCGGGCTCGCGCGCGCCCTCGCGATCAACCTGCGGGCCCGCGGCTGGGAGGTGGTCACGGCCGCGGACGGGCGGGGAGCGCTGGAGGCCGCGGCCGCGGAGCACCCCGACGTCGTGGTGCTCGACCTGGGCCTGCCCGACCTCGACGGCGTCGAGGTGATCCACGGCCTGCGCGGCTGGAGCCGGGTGCCGGTCGTCGTGCTCAGCGCCCGCCACGACTCCGACGACAAGGTCGAGGCGCTCGACGCGGGCGCCGACGACTACGTCACCAAGCCCTTCTCCATGGACGAGCTGCTCGCCCGGCTGCGCGCCGCCGTGCGGCGGGCGGCGCCGGGCGACGCCGACGAGGCGGTCGTCGTGGCCGGCGCCCTCACCGTCGACCTGGCGCGCAAGAAGGTGCGCCGGGACGGGCACGACGTGCGCCTGACCCCCACGGAGTGGCAGCTGCTCGAGGTGCTCGTGCGGGCCCGGGGCCGGCTCGTCGGCCGGCACGAGCTGCTCGCCGAGGTGTGGGGGCCTGCCTACCGCACGGAGACGCACTACCTGCGCGTCTACACCGCCCAGCTGCGCCGCAAGCTCGAGGACGACCCCGCCCACCCGCGGCACCTGCTCACCGAGGCGGGGATGGGCTACCGCTTCGAGGTCTGAGCACCGGGTGCACCGCTGACCCGACCGGGGTCGTACTTCGCGCAGGGTGAGACGAACTTTTCACACAGTGTTGACAACCTTGTCCCTCCTCCGGTGTGATGCGTCACAGGCCCCCCGGAACCGCCGGGGACGCCAGCCGTCCGGACCGCTGACCGGGCGCACGGGCCCCCCGCGCGCACCGGCACGGCCAGCGCCCGGACCGCGCCACGGCACGGGTGCCGGCCCGCCGTCGGCGCGCCCCCGTCCACCCCCGAACCGACGGCACGCGGTCGTTCCGCGTGCAAGCGCTTGCCGCCCTGCTCGGGGCACGAGGTCCCGAGGTCCGCGCACGCCTGCGCGCGCCCCGACGCACGACGCGTCGGCGGCGCCGCTCCGTGCTGCCCCGGCGGGCGCGCCTGGAAGGAGATCCATGAGCGAGCCCACCTCCCCGCGGGACCTGCGCCGGAACGCGTTGTCCCGGCGGGCCCTGCTCGTCGGCGCCGCGGGCACCGTCGCCGCGACCCCCGTGGCCACCCTGGCCCTGGGCGCCGGCGGCACCGTCACGGCCGCCCCGGCGGCGGCCGCCACCGGCCGGACCCGCGCCATCACCATGTACGCCGAGCGGATGGACGGCGGCATGGTCGGCTACGGCCTCGAGCCCGGGAAGGCGACGGTGCCCGGCCCCCTCCTGGAGATGTGGGAGGGCGACACCCTCGAGATCACGCTGGTGAACACGACCGACCAGCGCCTGTCGATCCACCCGCACGGGGTCAACTACGACGTCGACAGCGACGGCAGCCCCTTCAACGGCTCCTTCAACGAGCCGGGCGAGACGCGGACGTACACCTGGACGACCGTGCCCATGAAGCGCGACCGCGGCATCTGGATGCCCGGCAGCGCGGGCTACTGGCACTACCACGACCACGCGTGGGGCGAGCACGGCACCCAGGGCATCGCCGCGGGCCTGTACGGCGGCCTCGTCGTCCGGCGGGTCGGCGACATCCTCCCGGACCGCACGGTGACCGTCGTGTTCAACGACATGACGATCAACAACCGGATGGCCCCGGACGCCCCGATGTTCGAGGCCCGCCTGGGGGAGCGCGTCGAGTGGGTCTGCATCGGCCACGGCAACCAGCTGCACACCTTCCACCTGCACGCGCACCGCTGGGCCAACAACCGCACGGGGCTGCTGCAGGGCCGTGACGACGTGACGCAGGTCGTGGACAACCGCGACCTCAACCCCGGCGACTCGTTCGGGTTCCAGGTCGTCGCCGGGCTCGGCGTCGGCGCGGGCGCGTGGATGTACCACTGCCACGTCCAGTTCCACGCCGACGGCGGCATGGCCGGGATCTTCCTCGTGCGCAACGCCGACGGGAGCATGCCGCCCGGCGCGCAGGAGTCCATCGACCGCTTCCACGCGGGCCACGGCCACGGCACCACCGCGCCGCCGGCGAGCGGCAGCACCGGCGGCCACGCCGGCCACTGACCAGGCCCCCCCGAGAGACCTCCCGGCCCGACCCTGCCCCGGGCGCCCGCACCGATGACGAAGGAGCCAGAGAGTGCTACGTAGGCGCGAGACCCCCACGACGGCGAGGGGGCGCTCCCGACCGGGGGTCCTCCGGCCGCTGGCCGTGGCCCTGACGAGCGCGGCGCTCGCGGTCGGCCCGGCCGCGGTCCCCGCAGGCGCCCAGCCCGACGCGGCAGCGCAGGCCACCGCGGCGCAGCAGGCTCCCGCGGAGGCCCGCACGAAGGCGGCCGCGAAGGCGTCCGCGAAGGCGGCGGCGACGGCGGCGGCGCCGGTGCGCGTCCTCGTCTTCCACGGCGCCCCGGACGCGCAGGACGACCCGGTCGCGGAGGCGGCCCAGGCGGTCGCCCAGCTCGGCGCGCAGCACGGCTTCGCGGTCGAGGCGTCCTCCGACCCGGCCGTGTTCAGCGCCGCGGGCCTGGACGGCTACCGCGGCGTGGTGTTCCTGTCGGCCGAGGGCGTCGAGCTCACCGGCGCCCAGGAGAGCGCGCTCCAGGACTACGTCGGTGCCGGCGGCGGCTTCCTCGGCGTGCGCGACGCCGCGCGGGCCCAGGAGGCGTCGCAGTGGTTCGGCGGCCTCATCGGCGCCCGCGTGGCCGGCGCCCGGCCGGACCCGGAGGACGTCGCGGAGGTCTCCGCCACGGCGGAGAACGCCCCGAACGAGGACGCGGAGAACCTCGTCGACGGCGACCCCGGGACCAAGTGGCTGGCCTTCGAGCCGACCGCGACGCTCACGGTGCGCCTGGCCGAGGCGGTCGCGGTGAAGCGCTACACCCTGACCTCGGCGAACGACTTCGACGGCCGCGACCCCCGGTCGTGGACCCTGCAGGGCTCGCAGGACGGCCAGGCGTGGGAGGACGTCGACGCCCGCAGCGGCGAGGACTTCCCCGAGCGCTTCCAGCCGCGCGACTTCGACGTCGAGGGCGAGACCGCGTACGGCTGGTACCGCCTCGTCATCACCGAGAACGCGGGCGACGACCTCACGCAGCTCGCCGAGCTGTCCCTCTTCGGCCCGGACGCGGTCGAGCAGCCCGACCCCGAGCTGCCGGTGGAGGAGGGCACCGTCGACCTCGTCGACCGCCAGCACCCGGCGACGGCCCCGCTGCCGCTCACGTGGGACCACGAGGACAAGTGGCTGGACTGGGCCGACGACCCGGCGGGCGAGGTGCACACCGTCGCCCAGCTCGAGCCGCAGGGCCAGCCGGCCGGCGGCGTCTCCGCGTTCACGCCCGTGTCCTGGTGCCGTGACTACGACGGCGGCCGCTCGTTCTACACCGGCCTCGGCGGGACGCCGGAGACCTGGACCGACGCGACGTTCCGCCGGCACCTGCTGGGCGCCCTGCAGTGGACGACGGGCACGGTCCGCGGCGACTGCCAGGCGACCATCGCCTCGAACTACCGCACCGAGCGCCTCACGGCGGAGAACGAGGACGGCGAGCTCGACCAGATCGGCGAGCCGCACGGCCTCACGGTCGCGCAGGACGGCACCGTCTTCTACGTCGGTCGCGGCGCCTGCCCGAGCGGGCCGGTCGTGCCCTGGAGCGACCCCGACGTCGGGCTCGGCTGCGGCACGATCCACCAGTGGGACCCCGAGACCGGCCAGGCCTCGCTGCTGACGACGCTCGACGTCATGGGCAACCGCGGCAGCGGCGACGAGCTCGTCAAGAACGAGGAGGGCCTGCTCGGCATCGTGCCGGACCCGGACTTCGCCGAGAACCACTGGCTCTACGTCTACTGGATGCCGCACGACTCGATCGACCGCGAGCGGCGCGTCGGGCTGCGCACGGTGTCCCGCTTCACCTACGACCCCTCGGGGCCGAGCATCGACCAGAACACGCGGGTCGACCTGCTGCAGTGGGAGACGCAGATCCACAGCTGCTGCCACGCCGGCGGCGGGATGGCGTTCGACGACGAGGGCAACCTCTACGTCGGCTCCGGTGACAGCAACTCCTCCGGAGGGTCCGGCGGCTACTCCGGCAACAACTGGGAGCAGGAGTACGCCGGGATCAGCTTCCAGGACGCGCGCCGCACCGCGGGCAACACCAACGACCTCAACGGCAAGATCCTGCGGATCCACCCGGAGGACGACGGCACGTACTCGATCCCGGCCGGCAACCTCTTCCCGGAGTCCCGCGACCCGGGCGACAAGACCCGCCCCGAGATCTACGTCATGGGCGTGCGCAACATCTCGCGCCTGCAGGTCGACGCCGACACCGACTGGCTGACCGCGGCCTGGGTCGGGCCGGACGCCTTCGCGCCGGACCCCGAGCTCGGGCCCGCGAAGTACGAGACGGCGACGATCATCACCTCGGCGGGCAACCAGGGCTGGCCGTACTGCATGGGCAACGGCCAGCCGTACCGCGACCGGAGCAACGAGGACGCCGACGTCCTCGCCGGCTGGTACGACTGCGACGCGCCCAAGAACACCTCGCCGCGCAACACCGGCCTCGTCGACCTGCCGCCGGTGCGCGACAACATGATCTGGTACTCGCCGAGCGGCGGCGGCCCGGTCTTCCCGCTCCGCGAGGACGGCAGCGGCATCCCCACGTACGAGGAGGAGGACGCCACCTACACGCTGCCGTGGCTGCGCGGCGGCGGGCAGGCCGTCATGTCCGGCCCGACGTACCGCACCTCGCAGGTCGACCCGGCCAGCGACGTGGCCTGGCCGTCGTACTGGGAGGGCAAGTGGTTCCTCGGGGACCAGTCCAACCCGAACAACCGCGTCGCCGTGACGGTCGACCCGGCGCAGGTGCCGGCCCAGGGCGCCCCCGCGTTCGGCGAGGACCTGCGGCACATCCTCCCCGGCGGGCGGGCGGACGACCGCGTGCAGAGCTGGATGGACGCCAAGTTCGGCCCTGACGGCGCGCTCTACATGCTCGACTACGCCGGCGGCTTCTTCAGCCTCGACGACAACCAGAAGCTCGTCCGGGTGACGTACCACGGCGGGGCCCCGACCCCCGCGCCCGCCGCGTCCGGCACGAGCGTGCAGGGCGACCCGCTGACCGTGGCCTTCACCGGCGAGCGGTCCGGGGGCGTCGCGTACCGCTGGGACTTCGGCGACGGCACCACGTCGACGCAGGCGAACCCGCGGCACACCTACGCCCGGGTCGGCTCCTACGAGGCCACGCTCACCGTGACCTACGCCGACGGCAGCACCGCCACCGTCACCGCGGACGCGACGACGACCTGCACCATCCCGGACGACCGGGGGACCGTGTGGTTCGGCGACGTGGACTCCGGGGTCGCCAACGACGACCTGGGCGGCTGCACGGTCAACGACCTGTTCCAGGACGAGAAGGAGTGGGCGAGCCACAACCAGTTCCTGCGCCACGTCAAGGGCGTCGCGGCCGGCCTGTTCGAGGACAGCCGCATCACCCGCAAGGAGCGCCAGGCCCTGGTGAACGCTGCCGCCCGCTCGCAGATCGGCGTGGAGCCCGGCGGCTACCGCACGATCTTCGACGGCACGCGCGAGTCGCTGCGCGACTGGGTGCAGCTGCCCGGCGGGAGGTTCGACCTGCGCCCCGACGGCTCCCTGCGCTCGAACGGCGGGCTGGGGATGCTCTGGTACGCCGGCGAGGAGCTCGGCGACTTCTCGGTGAAGCTGAAGTTCCGGGACGTGTCCCAGGGCGACACCTACGCCAACGGCGGCGTCTTTACCCGCTTCCCGGACCCGACCGCCCCGGCGGACGAGCTGCCGGAGTGTGCGCAGGGCGCCTCGTCGCCGGCCTGGGTGGCCATCTACTGCGGCCATGAGATCCAGATCTACGACGGGCCCACCGGCGAGCCGCAGAAGACCGGCTCGGTCTACAACTTCGACCCGGTCGGCCTCGACCAGGCCGCGGTCAGCCCGAAGGGCGCGTGGAACGAGTACGAGGTCCGCGTGGTCGGCCAGCAGTACACGATCATCCGCAACGGCGTGGTCATCAACGAGTTCGAGAACTCGCCCGGCAAGCAGTCGTCCCGGGCGGGCGACCCGCCGACGGACCTGCGCCAGTTCGAGCGCGGCTTCATCGGGCTGCAGAACCACGGCGCGAACGACCTCATCGAGATCCGCGACGTCCGGGTGCAGGAGCTGTAGCGCCCGGCCGGGCCGGCGGGGCGGCACGTCCGCCCCGCCGGCCCGGCGCCCCCTGCCGCTCCTGCGGCACACAGACCACCGGAACCACGACGCACGAGGAGTGCGAACCCCATGGATCGACGCAGCGCACGGCGGGTCATGGTCGGCGTGCTCGCCGGCCTCACCGCCGTCACGGTCGCCCCGGCAGCGGCCTCCGCCGCACCGGCGGCGGTCCCCGTCACGGCCCGGGCCGCCGAGCGGGCCGCGGAGCAGGCCGCCGAGCAGACCCTCGTCTGGACGGCCGACAACAGCGTCACGGACTACAAGTCCGCCCCGGCGACGGCCGTCGCCGGCGAGACCACCATCGTCTTCGAGAACAGCACGGCGACTGGCAACACCATCGCCATGCCGCACACCCTGACGTTCGACACGTCGACGCCGGGCTACAACCACGACGTCGCCCTCAACATCCTCGCCAACCCGTTCGACGCGAACCAGGGCCGGCACGAGGCGACGGTGACGCTGACGCCGGGCACGTACCTCTACTTCTGCTCCATCCCGGGCCACGGCCAGATGCGCGGCGAGCTCGTCGTCACCGGCGAGGGCGGGGGCGGCGACGAGGACACCACGGCGCCCGAGGTCACCGCCGAGGTGACCGGCGAGCAGGACGGCGACGGGGCGTACGTCGGCTCCGCGACCGTCGCGCTCACCGCCACCGACGAGGAGGGCGGCTCCGGCGTCGCCTCGGTCGAGTACGCCCTCGACGGCGGCGGCTGGACGGCGTACGGCGAGCCGGTCGTCGTCGACGCGCCGGGCGAGCACACGCTGACGTACCGGGCCACCGACACGGCGGGCAACGCCTCGGAGACCGGCTCGACGACCTTCACGGTCGTCGAGGGCGGCGGTGGCGGCGAGGAGGACACCACGGCGCCCGAGGTCACCGCCGAGGTGAGCGGCGAGCGGGACGCCGACGGGGCGTACGTCGGCTCCGCGACCCTCGCCCTGACCGCGACCGACGAGGGCTCGGGCGTGGCGTCGATCGAGTACGACGCGCACGGCGGGCACTGGATGCCCTACACCGAGCCCGTGGTCTTCTCCGAGCCCGGCGAGCACACGGTGTCGTACCGCGCCACCGACGAGGCCGGCAACGTCTCCGAGACCGGCTCGACGACCTTCACCGTCGTCGAGGGCGGGGGTGGCGGCGAGGAGGACACGACCGCCCCCGAGGTCACGGCCGAGGTCAGCGGGCAGCAGGACGCCTCGGGCGCGTACGTCGGGTCGGCGGCCGTCACGGTCACCGCGGCCGACGAGGGCTCGGGCGTCGCGTCGGTCGAGTACGACCTCGACGGCGCCGGCTGGCAGCCGTACACCGGGGCGGTCGTCATCGACGGGCCCGGCGAGCACACGCTCTCCTACCGGGCCACCGACGAGGCCGGCAACGTGTCCGAGGACGGCTCGGTGACCGTCACGGTCGTCGCGGCGGACCCGGGCGACACCGAGGCCCCGTCGGTCTCGGCCCGCCTCACCGGCGCGCGCAACGCCGCGGGGGAGTACCTCACCGCCACGGTGCAGCTGAGCGCCAGCGACGGGGACTCCGGCGTGGAGAAGGTGGAGTTCCAGCTCGACGGTGGCGCCTGGACGCGCTACGCGAACAAGATCACGGTGACCGCGGCGGGCGAGCACGTGCTCGCGTACCGGGCCACCGACGTCGCCGGCAACGTGTCGGCGCCGCAGACGCTCGCCTTCGCGGTCGCCTCGCGGGTGCCCGCGGACACCACGGCCCCCGAGGTCACCGCGGCGGTCGGCGGGTCGCGGAACGGCGACGGCGCCTTCGTCGGGCGCGCGTCGGTGCAGGTCACCGCGACCGACGCGGGCTCCGGGGTCGGCACCGTCGAGGTGCAGGTGGACGGCGGCGCGTGGCAGCGCTACGCGGCGCCCGTCGTGCTCGTCGGCGACGGCGACCACACGGTCGCGTACCGCGCGACCGACGTGGCCGGGAACGCGTCCCGCACCCGGTCCGTGACCTTCACCGTCGTCACGCTGGCCCGGGACGCCTGCCCCGGGTCGGACGTGCGCCCGACCGTGGTCATCGGCGGGCACGACAGCACGGTCGAGAACAAGGACGACGGCGAGGGCTGCACGGTCAACGACCACATCGCCGAGGGAGGCGACCACGCCAGCCACCGCGCGTTCCTGCAGCACGTCAAGGCCGTGACGTCGGACCTGACCCGCGGCAAGGTCATCTCCTGGGCGGAGCGCCGGCGCATCGTCGCCGCCGCGACGCTGTCGGACGTCGGCCGCAGCTGACGAGGTCCCACCCACGACGAGGGCCCGGGTCGCGCCCCTCCGGGCGCGGCCCGGGCCCTCGTCGTACGGGCCCGGTGCAGCCCGCTAGGCCGCCGCGGCGGCGCGCCGCACGAGCTCCTCGACCGCGGACGGGTCGTCCTCGTCGACGACGAGGAACCCGGCCCCGGTCTCGCCCTCCTGGTGGATCGCGATCCCGGGGTTGTGCACGTCGGTGCCGTCGGCGAGGAAGAAGTGCGGGCTCCCCTGCACGGCGTCGCGGTGCGCGCGGTACTCGCGCAGCATCGGCCCCCGGGCCCGGCCCGACTCGAGGTCGTCCCGCAGCCGGTCGAGGTCCACCCGGTCGCAGGCCGCGGCCACGTCGAGCACCTCGTGCAGCATCGACACGCAGCGGCTGTCCCGCCAGAAGCCCAGCCGCAGCGCCATGTCCAGCTGCTCCGCGGCGGCGTACGACTGCCCCTTGGCCGCCTGCACCGCCTCGTTGGCGAGCAGGCTCGTCACCGGGTACTCGGAGAGGTCGCGCTGCCAGGGCTTCACGCCGAGGCCGGGCTCGCAGGCGCCGACGACGGGCTTCTCCGGCTCGATGATCCGCCAGCCCAGCGCCACCTGGTTGACGTCCTCCAGCAGGAACACCCGGTGGTCGACGCGGACCGCGTCGTCGAGCCCCGCGGCGGCGCGGGCCCGGTAGAAGCGGTGCAGGGCCACCGTGGCCCACCCGCACATGACGTCGCTGACGAGGGTGACGGTGCCGGGCGCGGTCGTCGGTCGGCTCATGCGGGCCGTCCTACCCCGCGCCCGGCGCGGCGGCACCCGGGGGCGCTAGAGGATCGGGCGCCCGCCGGTCACGGCGATGCGCGCACCGCTGATGTAGCTGCCCTCGTCGGAGGCGAGCAGGACGTACACCGGCGCGAGCTCCGCCGGCTGCCCGGGGCGCCCCAGCGGCGTGTCGCCGCCGAAGCTCTCGACCTTCTCCTCCGGCATGGTCGCCGGGATGAGCGGGGTCCACACCGGCCCGGGGGCGACGCTGTTGGCGCGGATGCCGCGCTCGCCGAGCATCTGCGCCAGGCTCGCCGTGAAGTTCGCGATGGCGGCCTTGGTCGCGGCGTAGGGCGCGAGGGTCGGCGAGGGCGAGTCCGAGTTCACCGACGAGCTGCCGATGATCGACGAGCCCGGCCCCATGTGCGGCAGCGCCGCCTTGACCAGGTGGAACATCGCCCGCACGTTCGTGTCGAACGTCCGGTCCCACTCCTCGTCCGGGATCTCCTCGATCGACTGCCGCGTCATCTGGTAGGCGGCGTTGCTGACGAGGACGTCCACCTTGCCGAACTCCTCGACCGCCTTGGCGACGACCGCCTTGCAGTGCTGCGGGTCGGCGAGGTCGCCCGGCACGAGGACGGCGCGGCGGCCGGCCCGCTCGACCCAGGACGCAGTGTCGCGCGCGTCCTCCTCCTCGTCGAGGTAGCTGATGAGCACGTCCGCGCCCTCGCGGGCGTAGGCGATGGCGACGGCGCGCCCGATGCCGCTGTCGCCGCCGGTGATGATCGCGGCCCGGCCCTCGAGGCGGCCGTGCCCGCGGTAGCTCTCCTCGCCGCAGTCGGGCTTCGGCGTCATCTCGCCCTGGGTGCCGGGCACGTCCTGCTGCTGGGGTGGCTGGCTCACGTCGACCTCTCCTGTGGTGGTGGCGTACGCCGCCCCTGCTGCCCCGCGGCGGCCCGCTCACGCGCCCGGACCGCTCCCGGGCGCCGGGCGGGGCCGGCGGGTGCGCGGGGGGCGACGGGTCGCGCGGCCGCGGGCGGGTACGGGAGGGCAGCGGCCGGCCGGCCGACGACCAGCGGGACGGACCG from the Vallicoccus soli genome contains:
- a CDS encoding ThuA domain-containing protein, which encodes MLRRRETPTTARGRSRPGVLRPLAVALTSAALAVGPAAVPAGAQPDAAAQATAAQQAPAEARTKAAAKASAKAAATAAAPVRVLVFHGAPDAQDDPVAEAAQAVAQLGAQHGFAVEASSDPAVFSAAGLDGYRGVVFLSAEGVELTGAQESALQDYVGAGGGFLGVRDAARAQEASQWFGGLIGARVAGARPDPEDVAEVSATAENAPNEDAENLVDGDPGTKWLAFEPTATLTVRLAEAVAVKRYTLTSANDFDGRDPRSWTLQGSQDGQAWEDVDARSGEDFPERFQPRDFDVEGETAYGWYRLVITENAGDDLTQLAELSLFGPDAVEQPDPELPVEEGTVDLVDRQHPATAPLPLTWDHEDKWLDWADDPAGEVHTVAQLEPQGQPAGGVSAFTPVSWCRDYDGGRSFYTGLGGTPETWTDATFRRHLLGALQWTTGTVRGDCQATIASNYRTERLTAENEDGELDQIGEPHGLTVAQDGTVFYVGRGACPSGPVVPWSDPDVGLGCGTIHQWDPETGQASLLTTLDVMGNRGSGDELVKNEEGLLGIVPDPDFAENHWLYVYWMPHDSIDRERRVGLRTVSRFTYDPSGPSIDQNTRVDLLQWETQIHSCCHAGGGMAFDDEGNLYVGSGDSNSSGGSGGYSGNNWEQEYAGISFQDARRTAGNTNDLNGKILRIHPEDDGTYSIPAGNLFPESRDPGDKTRPEIYVMGVRNISRLQVDADTDWLTAAWVGPDAFAPDPELGPAKYETATIITSAGNQGWPYCMGNGQPYRDRSNEDADVLAGWYDCDAPKNTSPRNTGLVDLPPVRDNMIWYSPSGGGPVFPLREDGSGIPTYEEEDATYTLPWLRGGGQAVMSGPTYRTSQVDPASDVAWPSYWEGKWFLGDQSNPNNRVAVTVDPAQVPAQGAPAFGEDLRHILPGGRADDRVQSWMDAKFGPDGALYMLDYAGGFFSLDDNQKLVRVTYHGGAPTPAPAASGTSVQGDPLTVAFTGERSGGVAYRWDFGDGTTSTQANPRHTYARVGSYEATLTVTYADGSTATVTADATTTCTIPDDRGTVWFGDVDSGVANDDLGGCTVNDLFQDEKEWASHNQFLRHVKGVAAGLFEDSRITRKERQALVNAAARSQIGVEPGGYRTIFDGTRESLRDWVQLPGGRFDLRPDGSLRSNGGLGMLWYAGEELGDFSVKLKFRDVSQGDTYANGGVFTRFPDPTAPADELPECAQGASSPAWVAIYCGHEIQIYDGPTGEPQKTGSVYNFDPVGLDQAAVSPKGAWNEYEVRVVGQQYTIIRNGVVINEFENSPGKQSSRAGDPPTDLRQFERGFIGLQNHGANDLIEIRDVRVQEL
- a CDS encoding DsbA family oxidoreductase — encoded protein: MSRPTTAPGTVTLVSDVMCGWATVALHRFYRARAAAGLDDAVRVDHRVFLLEDVNQVALGWRIIEPEKPVVGACEPGLGVKPWQRDLSEYPVTSLLANEAVQAAKGQSYAAAEQLDMALRLGFWRDSRCVSMLHEVLDVAAACDRVDLDRLRDDLESGRARGPMLREYRAHRDAVQGSPHFFLADGTDVHNPGIAIHQEGETGAGFLVVDEDDPSAVEELVRRAAAAA
- a CDS encoding glucose 1-dehydrogenase produces the protein MSQPPQQQDVPGTQGEMTPKPDCGEESYRGHGRLEGRAAIITGGDSGIGRAVAIAYAREGADVLISYLDEEEDARDTASWVERAGRRAVLVPGDLADPQHCKAVVAKAVEEFGKVDVLVSNAAYQMTRQSIEEIPDEEWDRTFDTNVRAMFHLVKAALPHMGPGSSIIGSSSVNSDSPSPTLAPYAATKAAIANFTASLAQMLGERGIRANSVAPGPVWTPLIPATMPEEKVESFGGDTPLGRPGQPAELAPVYVLLASDEGSYISGARIAVTGGRPIL